In Sesamum indicum cultivar Zhongzhi No. 13 linkage group LG8, S_indicum_v1.0, whole genome shotgun sequence, the sequence AATTGGTTCCATTGCAACAAACCGAGGATGATGTCAAATTCAGATGtccaaaaatgaaagaaaaaatatgtggCTGATTAACAGGAAATGGGCCAAACTATATATTAGGACATCTGTTGGTTTACAGAGGATAGAAATAGAAACTGGGCTTGACAGAAAATTGTTGTACTAAATCAGCTCTGGCCCATGCGAAAATTGGGATCCAGAATCCCCTCCCTCTCGGATTTTTAAGTTTGTGGGCTGAATGGAAAATCCATGGCAGGGTAATTAAAGTTGTTGTAAGAAGATGATCATGATGGCAGTAATTAGTATGTGTTGATATGTGACAACGTGTGCTAGTTGTACTTGAGATTTGGTGATTACATCacctaaaaaattacatcaagaaAAGGTGTCAATGTCGCATCTGGTGAGGCGGTAGGGGGTAATCAATTGGGCTCACTGCTAAAACAGAAAGGGAACAACCTATTCAAATTTGACAGCTGTCTGGGCAGGGTTTCAATTTTCACCTACCACTAACTTCATCTATCACAAACGTTTCTCAACTTTAATTACACTTATTCGAGGTCAGGTCAAATGGGTGACTGCACGTGTCTGGCAACAACAGCAATCAGTCATTTTTGACGTGTTAGGCACAAATTTAGTCCACTTTGCTCCATTCAttcacattttaattaatgtaggAACAACTTTGCCTGTTTCCATTGGATCATATGTATCTGTACCGTACCAATTTGTATTGTTTCCATTGGATCATATGTATCTGTACCGTACCAATTTGCATTGGATCCATATATACGTACTGGAGTTTAGGATGTGGCCGTGATTGTGATCGTGACCGTGACCGTGACCATGGCCGTGGCAGAAGGAAATGGTATAGAAACGTATTGGAGACAGTCAAATATTTCATCTCAATTTCTCAACTACGTAAACTGCATTCCTCCAATTCCCCTTTCTTTCTGTTCTTTTcctactatttatatatatatcctatctaatcttttgtttatcttatcgaattcgaaaaaaaaaaatactttattttattgataaaaaagacaagatactcaattttttcaatatattttatcatttctaAGATGGGGAGTATTATTTTCCCCATCAACCTATTTGTTACAATAATATgaggttttctttttcctatggATCGACTTTTTCTCTACAGAAGGGCGATAGAAAATCTTTCGTTACTAAATCCCTTCTTGTTGCCCTTCCctatcaaactaaattaatgtTATCAATGtgtattaactttttttattattattttaaatctaaatttgagCTCACCTAGATTTATTTATGCTGTGATAAATTGTTTAATTgtcaatgaaaaaatatatatataaaaagaacaaaaaggcCACGAAGAGAGTTGTTGGTAGTCAAAAAACGAGAAAAGTAGACCAACAAGTTCAAATTCGGCACCTTAGGAAACAGACAGGAGAGTTACCTACACAGGGACAAGCTGTACTAGTTGATTTCTCGTATTACCTTGCCGGCACGTAAAGATCATCCCTGCCACTCTTTTATGCTACTACTCCTTTGTCTTTTGATTGAATtactagtatatataattgatctcCTTTGAGACTCGAATGATATCCAGCCTGTTGTGTGGCATACTAttcgttttaattttatatgagctttatgattttattttaaaaaaacgtCTCGTTAGGAAAAGAAGGTATTGGAGCCTACAAGCCGTTCAAGCTACTCGTTGCAATTAATGCTGGACGATTTCCTACATCATTAACCCCAAAACGAGGGATTTGGGACGAGCACATGGCCTCATTTTTATAGACGACGCACAACAAACATACTATCCGCTCTAACTCTATATGAAcctcacaattttattatgaaaagatGTCTCGCAGAAGAGACTTTGGGGATTACAAGCGGCTCAAACTTCTCATCTACAACCAATGTGAGACGTTTGCCAACATCGATAATGAATATCAAttgatgataattaattacaacaataagtatatatattcattatttatcatcgatacataattgtaaaaaaaaaaattaataaaatttatattaaaatgaagGTACCTAAATGGAAATAATAATGTTGAATCCTCATTGAAAAAGAGAATCGAACGGTGTCAAAATCGTTTACCAACCCTTATGTTTCttcgttaattaaaatatggttTTTATAATAgcacattaataataattgtttaaacAGCAAAAGGCATGCATAGAACTAGAAGATGATAATCACCACTAAAAAGGCAATAATTAAAAGGAAGTGCCAACTTTAGCCTTTAGAAAAGTAGCacatataaatagaaaagctTAAGAAAGTTGGAGCAGATGTCTATCATAATGACCCGTGAAAAGGAGATAAACTTATGTGTATTAGGTGGGGAAATTCAGTGTCGTTCATAtgaatttgtaccaaaataaaattataaatcaaattaatacattatgataatattatgtgTGATTTAATGATCGATAATTTGTGTGGGTACAAATTCATAATTGGACGGGTGAAGGCTTTTTGTGGCTTTGGGACATGCACTTGTGAGCCTAATAGAgattgtttatatttaattagtgtatgatttttattttatttttacacgtctttttatataaaatttatgtatttaagaGATTATATATTAGACACACATGTCATGCATACAAAAAGatgatcaaatatatatatatatatatataaaataaaacattaaaaatatatataggataTCCAAAGTGAGGTTTGTAATCTATCAttcaaaaaagtaattttacttttagaattatataaattgatagacCACCATTATTGCATACGTAccctctccattttgttgTAGATTCACGTTATGTGATTCGTAATTATACTAGCATGATGAGATTTGGCAATCGACGAGCACTACGGCCCTCCTGCTTTCTTACACCAATCATACTCATGACCGCAACCAAATCTTGGGGTGCTGCTTCTTCTTCTACAGCCTCGACGGTGAGAACACTATCATCGCCTGGTTCCTCCATCAGCTTTCCTACCCATAGAGCCCACAACACACCTAACGTTGCTTCACATATCTGCTGTGGAGGATGAAATTATACCAGCTCAGATCTCTTAATTGGTGCTTTGCTGGATTAAAAGCTGTACATGAACCTTTCGGGCATGGAAAATTCTTAACCAAATCAGCTGTAAtcgaaccaaattaattagaaaacaagtatgatatatttgttattttcctGTAAATATAGTTTAGGTTcgattaaattgaatttggattAGAATTTCCGAATAGGCATAGGTATAATAGTCCTGGTGGTAGAATGTAGATGTATAGTACTTCTTGattgaatttgtggttcatgatTTGCTTTGGGCTGcccctttaattttattgttttataagCTTAATTTGTTATAcattgtttgtttttcatttggtTTTATATGAAGATTGAAATTAAGCCTAACGTCAAGAGCATAGTTTTTGTTTGGGGGAGAGAAAAAGCGATAGATTACTTTGATCAAAAGAATtggactataaattataataattgaggCGAGATTGTTGAATTtagattgttaaattataatatatattatttatatttaataaaatattttccatatgaattgtatgaataaaataaaatagaaaaaaatatttaacaatcgCTAACCGATGTCTGTTTCTGTATTTTCCAATGGCATATCTTACTATATCTTCTTTATGGTACGTACAGAGTTAGAGAGTCAAAGAAAAAAGGCTCCCAATTCAACAAATTGGGACAGATTTAAATGAATTGTTGAATGGGGAGATTGGATTTTAGTACCGCAGGCACGTGAATGATATTTCCTGGAAAACaatgtttataattaattaagatacgCAAGCACGTGCGGTCCAACTTCACGTTTTCAGTTGTTGAAAAAACGCACTGGGTACGCCCAGAATTCTTGCAGACCGCCTAATGCTTTCACATACCGCTACGAGGTATATTACTCAAAGGGCCAACATTCTTAACAACCAACACAGGGTGAAATTATTCCCCAAAACAGGTAATGGATTGgtcatgtaattaatatggAGAAATGCTAGCCCAAACCGATTACACTGAgcttaaatcaattaattatatagcaagtgtaatatacttgtcgtgtgattgatgtacacTTAAGAAAAATGTGATTAGTTTGGTTCGACTTCATCTTGCATCTTAATATGAGGTTCATTTGAAGCCAAAACGAATAATATGTTACGCAACCAATTAAGTCGCAAGCCATaatattttgtgttgtttgtGAGAATGAGGTCATGTGCCCGTCCAAAGCTACTTGTTAGGAGACTAACAATGTAGACAAATGTATCATAATTGAGAAGTTTGAGCATTATATAAGCTCAATATCTCTTCTCTATCAAAACatcttaatataataaaacaattaaactCATATAAAGCTAAAGTAAACTGTGGAGCCAAGTATTAATGAAGTCGTAAGTCGCGATCGGAGTGATATTACTATGTTAACAACTAGGGTTGATTGATTTCAATTGTTATATGAGGTGACAATTAATGTCCACTTGTGATACATGTCCACCTAATTTAAGAATGTAGTTCTCATTTTCCGAGAACATCACTGAAGTAACGATGTGATGAAACAACTTCCAATCATTATTTTTGAAGCAAAAAATACTATGCAAATGTAATATGGACAATTGAAAATGGATGAATAATAATAGTGATAAACCACTGCATGCATCATTCATTTCTATGTTTACCATTAATCTTTTTTCACCTCAAATATAGAATCAATCCCTTGTGGATCTTTCTCTACTTTGAGTCGATTTTTGGTccgttcttttctttctttcttttttttttgattttatccGTTGTCCGCtcttttttcatcaaattaatatatattattatcattcaATATTGGCCGATCAGTGATGTACAACCCTAATGAAAAGGTTAAGAGAATGTGAATCTATTTTTGCTAATTGAGACCTAGTCAACAATcccacatataaatatatttatatattccttatattgaatgtttaattatttaaataaactagttgattttccttttctggGAATCATCTAGTCCATTACATTGTAATcgaattttgattatatacaGTAGTTTGTTCTCCCATGAATGTaaacttttataatagtttattgattctttattttgtttcaataTACTCgttgatttatattattaatgtattcaATAGTTTTTGAACtataaaaaacattattaatgCCTATgaacatgtttatatttataggaTTTGAATCCATAACCTCATAAGTATGAAGCTTATATTTCACGGCTCAGATTAGGCTTTTTTGTTACTGACTAAACTAATAGAGTTTAAAGCAAGGCACAAGAATCCTCCTCCCGTTTAATTAAAGACGGAGTTGATTgagaaattacagaaatcatgAATCCCACAGAAACTGGAGTGCGATTCTGAAAGCATCTTCCGGGAGCAAAGCAAAGCAGGTGTCATCCCATTGGTGAAGTGGCCCTGGACATGCACTGAATGCTTCAAAGTTAGAACTAAGGTCGCACTTTACAAAAGCTACCGACAGCATGGAGATGGGAAAAAGTCGCAAAAACGCgtttctttttaatctttccatgctattttcagataaacaaaaacaaattgcATTCCGTATATACATGCGTTGATCCGAATTccagaacaaataaaaatagaaatccTACTTTTGGCACCGCCCCCTCTCTCAATTCAGACTCCCAGAGACCGGAATTAACATAacatcattaaaattataactgtaattgatcattttaGTCTGTAATGAAAGAATGAAATTACCAGAGTTTACATTAAAccagaggaaaaaaaaaaaaagagactaTTGTATACATAGCTGTCGTCTTGCTATACACTTTCATGTGTACAAATTTCTAATCAACCTACCTATACTCATTTAAAAGCCTCTCTAATCAACTAAAGAATCCAAAATTGTGAAGGAAGatatattgaacaaaaaaataaaatctgaatgtataataaaaagaggaaaaaagggGCCGGGGAGTAGTGTAGGCTAGTGGCCAGCGCCGGGGCTAGGAACAGAGCGGAGAATCCGGTCGATGGCGGAGAGGTGGCGGGCGACGAGCTTTTCGTCAATGGTGACAGAGTGGCCTTTCTTGCTGGGGGCGGATGAGGGGACGTTGCCCTTGGGCAGCGCAGTTAGGTACAATCTGGCGTCCAGAGATGGATGGAGCTTATCGTGTGGCACGTTCATCAACAACTTCCGTCCATGTGCGGAGGTAGAAAACAGCATAATGAAGAAGAGGGCGGCCATGAATACTAGAGTGTTGCGACCCATCTGTGTAGGAAATTCGTAGCTAGCAACGAGGAGAGAAAATTATGGAAAGAGAAATTATAAGAGAGATGGTtgtttagagagagagagaaaggaatTAATGGGGAGTGAGATTGGAGGGGGAGAGGTGGATGTCTAATTTATACACAGGGTGTTTAGTTTGGAAGAAAAACGTATTGGAGGCATTGAATTTGAATAGGAACGCGTGACGACTTGAGAGAGGACCTTGAGGCTCAAGTTAGTTGGGCCgagtcaattttttaattagttttcttctatttctgactttttttttaaaaaaaaaaataaatgagttctaacattaaatatatataattaacgaataactattattataatatacgAACAACTTctattaaaataagtgttaGAACTTCAATCTTGTAAAATGACTTGACAAGTAAAATTTGTTGGAAATCACAGCCAATCAACCCAGCTAAATTACAGTGCCCGCCCTTTCTAGGGTTGCTTGTGCGGGATAGCTTTAAATACACTGGTTCAAATTTCAGTATAATTTGGggggagaaaataaataataatcatctGACATGGGTAGGTTTCTTTCGGGCATGGGTCTAGGAAGGATTTAGAGAAATGttgttaatataaaacatGACGGTTGAATAGTGCAACATTCTAAACTGAGTTTCTGTTTTAGGTGTCGGTATAATTATTTCTGTCTAATACGAGTAACAGTAGCTTGGTACGTACGTTTCTTTATGGCACTTAATGAGTCATGTTTGGATTGGAAAATTTGGAGAAAGATGGATGGACGAGTCTGAAGATGATGGGGAAGGTGGGAGCAGGCagtttggtaaaaaaaaaggccGCCGGCCTGCAATTTCAAAGCATGAACCCACCGTCAACAATTAAGACTGAGATTTGGATTATGGGACTTGAGACTGACTGTGGTTAGTGGACCCTATACATTCATCGCCACACCACCAGAATACATCACttcccttttcattttttatttttaatataacctCCTGAAAACTACCTCTATTTCAGTGAAATGACAAAACTCAGCCGTCTGCACATGTCCAATCCAGTTTGGTTTCATTGAAAAACTCATCAAATTATAGGTTTggattttataatataattattattttcatttattaaaattcattatatgattttgattgatttatttacttgaaaacaaattgacaatcatattaataataaaacccATTTTGTTGACAAATTAAGAGATGGAGTGTGCGAGAGCTGGGAAGTGTTTGATCGTAAAGTCAAACCAACAGGTCCCACCAAATGGCGCCAACACAACTATTCActgttcttctttttctcctttagGATCCGTAAAATATTTGCAGAGTATTATAACATTTTCGAGGTTTCACAGTCACATGCATCTGTCCAGTACTTTAGCTGTTTGCTTTCCGAATTTGGATTTTTAATCTAGTCttgatttcatgattttctatGGGACCCGCCCCCAATACTACTCTCAACTTCTgcttcaaataaattaaacaaaaattttgtatcaacataacatataattattaatgattcGTGTCATTATAATTGCGTATAGTCTCTCATCAACGTCGAGTTTTATTATAAAGATCTATTATCGTGATTTCTTACATTCTAACCTTCGTAATGAAGGTTTGTTCGTCTGTTAAGGCTGAGGTTCGAAACTTTTacaattaacaattttttttttggttatgtAATGGTActaagtatataattttatttagtttttttttaaaaaaaaggaatatggTGTGCAACAGGAAAAAAAAGTGATGGAAGAAAGGTTTTATTGTCTGCTGTCCCGTTCAAAGAATTCAATcagaaaaaagttaaattaaaaaaagtgatgAAATTGAAAGCCATATCGATCCATTCCCTTTGATGTTTGTTGGGTGTTGGATTCTTTTCTTCATCTCCAAAGGGCTGCTGCATGCATGTCCAAACCATTGCCCATTCCCACCTTATCGCCATCGACCCACTGCTAATTCAAATCATGcctattattacaattaattagttttagtTTGTTGCAGAACTGCCGATCTCGACATTCTTCCATCATCACTTGGGAAATTGTctgtttctttccttttgaTGGTACttgattatgattttattactatttcagGACATCGTCAGACTTGATTCATGCAAACGTCATAAACTACATATTCATGTTGATTTCAATTTATGATGTGCATTTGAGTAGATTTTACGATTTTCTTGTAAAGAAAAGTTTACATCTTCCTCAGCGATCATCCAATattgagaatgttgaatatatgtAGTCAAAGTTAAATTTTCGGATCGATTTTATTTGACCATATGGATTAGCCATAATGATTATAGGgattaataatgaattattcttTGTTGGCATACTAATAATCTTGTTAATGAGTTGACCTTGTAACGGCCCATTCTTTTAAGTACCTGTTCAAAAGCttgtacaaattaattaatttcatggtctaataaataaagatgggCATGATTTGTGAGAcaacgaaatatatatatatatatatatatatatacataaaaaaaaggtcaataagtatgaatttgaaatctatGGTTAACAGGATTGTGCTGAAATGATCAAATTTTGGAGTTGCTagttttatattcatatataatagatCTTGGCATGTTTATTAATATAGGGTCATTAAGCACCTAACTTCAACTTGACGTTCCTAATTACTAATGAAACATGTTCTTTTCATTAGCAGGCGGACTGCGGATAACGTAAGATTAATGTTCGGCATGTTTctatccaaataatttaaaactcGTGCTctccataaataattattttattttttttgtatttcaatGAGTCAGATCATTCGTAGATTTATATGTGttgttaagaaaataataaaaataaaaattagagcAACTTATCTTTCAATATAAGATTTGCAAAACACATAATCGTTAGAGTCATATTGGGGAGCTCCTGACATTGTAAtcctttaataattttaggtatatagtaaatattaaaatgatgtAAGGATGATGATGGATTTGTGCATATTAGAGCATTCATAAACCTTAAAGGCTAGATTACAGAGATATGAGTTGTGGACTAAACCTTGAAGCTTAGTCAATAATTCAGAGATTGTCAGAAAAGTCTACAAAGATCTTACTAAGATAATTCCAacattaaaatacatataaagatattttaattaaaacataatataataatagggAAGAAGTAGTTTTGTCTTGCTCGCCTATGATCCAAGTGGAGGAATAAGTAAAGGGGCGCATGAAATTGTGGACAGGCACAAACTACCACATCTCTAGtttacaaacacacacacacacacatatatatatataaatgcatcCCATCATGACATGCTATCCTTTTAACTTTAtgtgcttttattttatttatttaaattattcgaaaattaaatgaaagtcAACGACTCCATATCGAATACGATGCACACAGCATCAAAACCAAATGTTTAACGACTTGCGATTCGCattttgtaccaaaattattgatttcatttttcatggtTTCCCATTTCCCAAAAATTCAGAATTTCATACAAATCATGTTATGGCATACTCTAAAAACGAGGTGGGACGATTTCATCTTTGCATAAAAAGGTCGTAATTTGGCATTGCCAAAAATGTGATTACGGACTCATATATACGccatgtaaatatttttaaaaaataaaataaaataatggcattattttttaagtatatagagtgtatatattaaattaaataaaagatataataaaatttgaaatagaaactTTGAGCTATTGAACATTAAAGGATAGTGTCGAActttatatactatttaaagGGTCGAGatatctgaatttttttaaacattatgTGCTGGAAACTCAATGaactcaaatatttatagttatttttagtaaaaaatgcaatttattcccATGTGATATActaaatgagtaaaaaaaaatcctattaCAAAAGGTAGTAAATTATTCTTTGAGTTTaggaaaatgaagcaaattatcaCTTATCAAAAGTGTTATTAGAGAGaataatttacttcattttttaaaatacaaagggGTAATtattcactattttttttacatgatagtttttgctcatttttttatattacggggagtaaattgcatttaaccctaatTATTTCTCATGATATCTTTCTCTAActtgagttttttttaattttttatcaagaattatttgtttttctcttaCAAGAGGTGGTGATCTCAGAGTCTGGACTCCCATACCTTTATACATTGATATATGAAAACATAGGTGtaatagtgtgtgtgtgtatatatatataaaagtataaagaaGAATGGTAGAGTGTAATTAAGTTTGATCTTAAAAGGGCTGAAATGTCGGCATGAAAGGGGGGTGAGAGAGGTGATGTTGCCGGGGGAGAGGATGTACAGTCGGCCCATAGACCACCCACCATGTTCACGGATTAGGTGTCTCCCCTCCGACAACATTTCCTTTGCGGTTGCCCAAAGTGTTTCTTCTGTCCGTCCATCCATTCATTGATTCTATTTCACGTTACATACATCCTATCTACCTGCATTACTACTACTGTTTCTCTCTGTCTATGCCACTTATTTTTCCATACAAAATAATGcctatttctctctctctctctctctctctctctctcacacacacacacacacacacgatattttttttttaatataacgACATGCTAGTAAATATAAGGTAAAATTATCACAGGTTATTCCAATGCTTAATTCAATATTCCTATTACaatctatttcaaattttgtcttTCATTCATTTATACCACTTTAATTCTATTACACACATAAAACGGAGcctaagaaaataattttgggcCTTTGGGTATCTTTGCTCTTATTAATACTTGGGACTACCTATAATGGGCCAAGTTTTGAGTGTAAACGCATTTATAATGTAGAGTCTAATTGGGCTTGCTCCCACGTTAACGAGGAGTTTATATTAATTGGGCTGGATACAAAGCCCAATTCTTGAAATAAGCATCTTGTTAAGGCGTTCCAGTTTTATTTGTATAGACATAAAACaggattttaaaaaatattttaattattgaacatggtgtaaaaaattgaatactGCTGTATCATTTTTCTATTGCATTATGCATTTTGAATGATAAttctcatttaattattatcgaCTATTAGTGTATTTCAGCCTTTAAATGATGCCCAAGAACAGTATTAGGGCGGagaatacttttaaaaaagaaatccaaatTTCTTGTCAGTAGAATGATTCATGGACAGGCGTAGTTTGCAGGGCAGGCGCAAGCAAGAAATCGACagtaattcaaatttaaagcGTACAGCCGGCAGACTTTTGCTGATGAATGCAGTGCAGCCAGCCTGCCTAATTCAGAAGACAATGTCAGCTTATATTATTCCTTTTCCTGCTCCTTCTGCACTGCATTCCGCATTTTATAACTcctcatttatatatatatatatatatgtcgtaATTAACCTATGCAAATTAAGCTTAAATCTTATATAAATGACTGAATTTAACCTCTAGATGTTGGAGAAAAATGAGTTAAATATACCATGTTTAAACTACCTATTACCAATCGAGGTACACATACATTTTATGTGGTCGTCGTCTTACTTGTTGTTCATGCATATGCGACGAGACATGACAAATTGCTGTGGTGTCCTTAAATTTACTGCATTTATCCCTTCTTCCTCCAGATTGTACGTGCCTTTAAACCAACaatcagaaaaaaagaaatctgaACTTGAAGGTGAGGaggaaattcaagaaaattaatttgattaggATCATAAACGTACATCTCGTATACACTTCTATATGTAGAAAACAAACAAGTATTAATTATACGTATAGTATTTCCTAGTGTAGCTAGCTGCAGCCCTTCAAAATCTCTTTGGTGAACACAAGCAAGCCTGTACGACAATGTACAATCAAATAAGCATGAATCATTggaaatgcaatatatattaactaattcTTTCGTTTTGTACGTACGTTAAACGAGAAGCAGGATCTTCTTCTGGCCGTATGGGTTTGGAGAGCTTCTCTTAGCTTGGCGGCCATGTCGTTGTCGGAGCAAATCTTTCCTGGAGAAGTCAGAAACACGCTTCTCTGGAGAGGAGGAGACCACAGCCCACTCTGTGAGTAATCAAAGTCGAATTGTGAGGCGTCGTAGAACTTGGCGAGCAGCCTCCGGGACACAGATTTGGACACCAATTGGATTGATGTTGGTGAAGTGAGATGGTGATCAGTtgatgatgaggatgaagTT encodes:
- the LOC110012384 gene encoding uncharacterized protein LOC110012384, whose amino-acid sequence is MIQEIIMPTSETSSSSSTDHHLTSPTSIQLVSKSVSRRLLAKFYDASQFDFDYSQSGLWSPPLQRSVFLTSPGKICSDNDMAAKLREALQTHTARRRSCFSFNACLCSPKRF